From one Streptomyces mobaraensis genomic stretch:
- a CDS encoding DUF6479 family protein: MRTDEMVLALPAWVGGAAPFAVGLCVGALLLLAFVYGRRWRDKEPPPPSQPQRRQGAWQTREEHDRGPSSPDHGPGHEDNDDAVGYVTEHREADPLRTEGPGERVLPHELRNPGSHEEELTEERRKWNPGSSGAFGSGGGGHH; encoded by the coding sequence ATGCGTACCGATGAGATGGTTCTCGCCCTGCCCGCCTGGGTCGGCGGCGCCGCCCCCTTCGCCGTCGGGCTCTGTGTCGGCGCCCTGCTGCTCCTCGCCTTCGTGTACGGACGGCGGTGGCGTGACAAGGAACCGCCGCCCCCGAGCCAGCCGCAGCGGCGGCAGGGCGCCTGGCAGACGCGCGAGGAGCACGACCGGGGGCCGTCCTCGCCGGACCACGGGCCGGGGCACGAGGACAACGACGACGCCGTCGGCTACGTGACCGAGCACCGGGAGGCGGACCCGCTGCGCACCGAGGGCCCGGGTGAGCGCGTCCTGCCGCACGAGCTCCGGAACCCCGGGAGCCACGAGGAGGAGCTCACCGAGGAGCGACGGAAGTGGAACCCCGGGAGCAGCGGCGCCTTCGGCAGCGGCGGGGGCGGCCATCACTGA
- a CDS encoding transglycosylase family protein, producing MLSGKGRHRRPRQLPAVVVAAGVAGAGIAMPLLGATTADAADAPTWDRVAQCESGGLWSADTGNGFYGGLQLTPDMWKQYGGTEFAPRPDQASRAQQIAVAQRILDARGPYAWPACAVKSDLAKDGRAPEVNPGMPHDAVEGSSHTPASGTSGKTDSDRSRETSSDKAEGKTEGKAEGKTDKKADKKADEKASGKASDTSAGKDAGDKGGKAGEHGTTGTTGNSGTTDASGKPGQPKKPSGEDRDSSTDSPSGSTSGGKHRKPDGDATDTSADRQKAGRDGGADSGTSATGTTDEHPRAGADGAGTGKHRAEPSGSGGERASRGAERGRVDAPDVHDYTVRPGDNLSEIAEQHRVEGGWHRVYQDNKKVVGSDPDLIHPGQQLELKK from the coding sequence ATGCTCTCCGGGAAAGGCCGACATCGCCGTCCCCGTCAACTGCCCGCCGTGGTCGTCGCCGCGGGCGTGGCGGGCGCCGGGATCGCCATGCCCCTGCTCGGTGCCACCACCGCCGACGCCGCGGACGCCCCCACCTGGGACCGCGTCGCCCAGTGCGAGAGCGGCGGCCTGTGGAGCGCGGACACGGGCAACGGGTTCTACGGCGGACTGCAGCTCACCCCCGACATGTGGAAGCAGTACGGCGGAACGGAGTTCGCGCCGCGCCCCGACCAGGCCAGCCGCGCCCAGCAGATCGCCGTCGCCCAGCGGATCCTCGACGCCCGCGGCCCGTACGCCTGGCCCGCCTGCGCGGTGAAGTCCGACCTGGCCAAGGACGGCCGGGCGCCCGAGGTCAACCCGGGGATGCCGCACGACGCCGTCGAGGGGTCGTCGCACACGCCGGCTTCCGGAACGTCCGGGAAGACCGATTCCGACCGGTCTCGGGAGACGTCGTCCGACAAGGCCGAGGGCAAGACTGAGGGCAAGGCCGAGGGCAAGACCGACAAGAAGGCCGACAAGAAGGCCGACGAGAAGGCGTCCGGGAAGGCGTCGGACACCTCCGCCGGGAAGGACGCCGGTGACAAGGGCGGGAAGGCCGGCGAGCACGGCACCACCGGCACCACCGGCAACTCCGGTACCACCGACGCCTCCGGCAAGCCGGGACAGCCAAAGAAGCCGTCCGGCGAGGACCGCGACTCGTCCACCGACTCGCCCTCCGGTTCGACCTCCGGCGGCAAGCACCGCAAGCCGGACGGTGATGCCACGGACACCTCGGCCGACAGGCAGAAGGCCGGCCGGGATGGCGGCGCGGACTCCGGAACGTCCGCCACCGGCACGACGGATGAGCACCCGCGCGCCGGCGCGGACGGCGCCGGCACCGGCAAGCACCGCGCGGAGCCGTCCGGTTCCGGCGGTGAGCGCGCGTCGCGCGGCGCGGAGCGCGGGCGCGTGGACGCACCCGACGTGCACGACTACACCGTGCGCCCCGGTGACAACCTGTCAGAGATCGCGGAACAGCACCGGGTCGAGGGCGGCTGGCACCGCGTGTACCAGGACAACAAAAAGGTCGTGGGCAGCGATCCGGACCTCATTCACCCCGGTCAGCAGCTCGAACTGAAGAAGTAG
- a CDS encoding cytochrome P450 family protein produces the protein MHDKTDDHTAPAPPAASEGPTPPLFTWEFASDPYPAYAWLREHAPVHRTALPSGVEAWLVTRYADARQALADQRLSKNPVHHSEAAHGKGKVGIPGERSANLMTHLLNIDPPDHTRLRRLVSKAFTPRRVAEFAPRVQELTDRLIDGFAERGEADLIHEFAFPLPIYAICDMLGVPPEDQDDFRDWAGMMIRHGGGPRGGVARSVKRMRTYLAELIHRKREDLGDDLISGLIRASDHGEHLTENEAAAMAFILLFAGFETTVNLIGNGTYALLRNPGERERLQRALAAGDESLLETGVEELLRYDGPVELATWRFATRDLTIGGQRIAEGDPVLVVLAAADRDPERFAQPDTLDLARSDNQHLGYGHGIHYCLGAPLARLEGRTALATLLRRLPDLRLSADPDDLRWRGGLIMRGLRTLPVAFSPEPGQTGT, from the coding sequence GTGCACGACAAAACCGACGACCACACCGCTCCCGCCCCGCCCGCCGCCTCCGAGGGCCCCACGCCTCCCCTCTTCACCTGGGAGTTCGCGAGCGACCCCTACCCGGCGTACGCCTGGCTCCGCGAGCACGCCCCCGTGCACCGGACCGCCCTGCCGAGCGGGGTGGAGGCGTGGCTGGTGACCCGGTACGCCGACGCGCGGCAGGCGCTGGCCGACCAGCGGTTGTCGAAGAACCCCGTGCACCACTCCGAGGCCGCGCACGGCAAGGGCAAGGTGGGCATTCCGGGCGAGCGGAGTGCCAACCTCATGACGCACCTGCTCAACATCGACCCCCCGGACCACACCCGCCTCCGCCGTCTGGTCTCCAAGGCGTTCACGCCCCGGCGCGTCGCCGAGTTCGCGCCCCGCGTGCAGGAGCTCACGGACCGGCTCATCGACGGGTTCGCGGAGCGCGGGGAGGCGGACCTCATCCACGAGTTCGCGTTCCCGCTCCCCATCTACGCGATCTGCGACATGCTCGGCGTCCCGCCGGAGGACCAGGACGACTTCCGGGACTGGGCCGGGATGATGATCCGGCACGGTGGCGGCCCGCGCGGCGGAGTGGCCCGTTCCGTGAAGCGGATGCGGACGTACCTCGCGGAGCTGATCCACCGCAAGCGCGAGGACCTCGGTGACGACCTGATCTCCGGGCTGATCAGGGCCAGCGACCACGGCGAGCACCTCACCGAGAACGAGGCCGCCGCCATGGCCTTCATCCTGCTCTTCGCCGGCTTCGAGACCACCGTCAACCTCATCGGCAACGGCACGTACGCGCTCCTGCGCAACCCCGGGGAGCGCGAGCGCCTGCAGCGCGCGCTGGCCGCCGGGGACGAGAGCCTGCTGGAGACCGGGGTGGAGGAACTGCTCCGGTACGACGGTCCGGTGGAGCTGGCCACCTGGCGGTTCGCCACCCGGGACCTGACGATCGGCGGGCAGCGCATCGCGGAGGGCGACCCCGTGCTCGTCGTCCTCGCGGCGGCCGACCGGGATCCGGAACGGTTCGCCCAGCCCGACACCCTCGATCTCGCCCGCAGTGACAATCAGCACCTCGGGTACGGGCACGGCATCCACTACTGCCTCGGGGCGCCGCTGGCGCGGCTGGAGGGCCGGACGGCGCTCGCGACGCTGCTGCGACGCCTTCCCGACCTGCGGCTTTCCGCTGATCCGGACGATCTGAGGTGGCGTGGCGGGCTCATCATGCGGGGCCTGCGGACCCTGCCCGTGGCTTTCTCGCCGGAGCCCGGGCAGACGGGCACATGA
- a CDS encoding DUF501 domain-containing protein codes for MDTPPPQTEPTQPTDADIAAFKEQLGRPPRGLRAIAHRCPCGNPDVVETAPRLEDGTPFPTLYYLTCPRAASAIGTLEAEGVMKEMSARLQSDPELAAAYRAAHEDYIRRRDAIEVLEGFPSAGGMPDRVKCLHVLVGHSLAAGPGVNPLGDETIAMLPEWWRKGPCVTPCGAQSPSDGSDGSDGSDEE; via the coding sequence ATGGACACCCCTCCTCCCCAGACCGAGCCCACCCAGCCCACCGACGCGGACATCGCCGCGTTCAAGGAGCAGCTCGGCCGCCCCCCGCGCGGCCTGCGGGCGATCGCCCACCGCTGCCCCTGCGGCAACCCGGACGTCGTCGAGACCGCGCCGCGGCTGGAGGACGGCACGCCGTTCCCGACGCTGTACTACCTGACGTGCCCCCGCGCGGCCTCCGCCATCGGCACGCTGGAGGCCGAGGGCGTGATGAAGGAGATGAGCGCCCGGCTGCAGAGCGACCCGGAGCTGGCCGCCGCGTACCGCGCCGCGCACGAGGACTACATCCGCCGGCGGGACGCGATCGAGGTGCTGGAGGGCTTCCCCAGCGCGGGCGGCATGCCGGACCGGGTGAAGTGCCTGCACGTGCTGGTGGGGCACTCGCTGGCGGCCGGTCCCGGCGTCAACCCGCTGGGTGACGAGACGATCGCGATGCTGCCGGAGTGGTGGCGCAAGGGTCCGTGCGTGACGCCGTGCGGCGCGCAGTCGCCGTCCGACGGCTCCGACGGCTCCGACGGCTCCGACGAAGAATAG
- a CDS encoding SurA N-terminal domain-containing protein, with protein MIRRRTALSAAAGLLAATPLLTACGSTPHPGAAAVVGDDRITVAQLQSQVKDVRDAQESSPQGEQLTANSARLSQDTLIRLVQYRIIEKAGQDNGVDVTRRELQDERSQVERANGGAEAVRARFLALGIAPSQIDQALAMDLVRTKLDGKLGAARTNDVLMKTSQALRVDINPRYGAWDAKRGTARPLQEPWLRPVAPPAAESPV; from the coding sequence ATGATCCGCCGAAGGACCGCGCTCTCCGCCGCCGCCGGGCTGTTGGCCGCGACACCCCTGCTCACCGCCTGCGGGTCCACCCCGCACCCCGGCGCCGCGGCCGTCGTGGGCGACGACCGGATCACCGTGGCGCAGCTCCAGAGCCAGGTGAAGGACGTCCGCGACGCACAGGAGTCGTCCCCGCAGGGCGAGCAGCTGACGGCGAACAGCGCACGGCTCAGCCAGGACACCCTCATCCGGCTCGTCCAGTACCGGATCATCGAGAAGGCCGGACAGGACAACGGGGTGGACGTCACCCGCCGCGAGCTCCAGGACGAGCGGTCGCAGGTCGAGCGCGCCAACGGCGGCGCCGAGGCGGTGCGCGCCCGCTTCCTGGCCCTGGGCATCGCCCCCTCGCAGATCGACCAGGCCCTCGCCATGGACCTCGTCCGCACCAAGCTGGACGGCAAGCTCGGCGCCGCGCGTACCAACGACGTGCTGATGAAGACCTCCCAGGCGCTGCGCGTCGACATCAACCCGCGGTACGGCGCCTGGGACGCCAAGCGCGGCACCGCCCGCCCGCTGCAGGAGCCCTGGCTGCGGCCGGTCGCTCCGCCCGCCGCCGAGAGCCCGGTGTAG
- a CDS encoding FtsB family cell division protein, with protein MAAERFSTATRLKAIGSVLVQGPDARARRTRPPRRSRLTGRAALLALVVCSLIVALAYPMRQWVTQRSDIDDQRNRSEQAKEQVKRLREEKARLEDPAYVERLAREHLHYVRPGETGYTVVDGSGNPRHRRDQGAADRPWYVNLWDGVDTSDAHR; from the coding sequence GTGGCGGCGGAACGGTTCTCCACCGCGACCAGGCTCAAGGCGATCGGCTCGGTCCTGGTCCAGGGGCCGGACGCCCGGGCCCGGCGCACCCGTCCGCCGCGGCGCAGCCGGCTCACCGGCCGCGCGGCGCTGCTGGCGCTCGTCGTCTGCTCGCTGATCGTCGCCCTGGCCTACCCCATGCGCCAGTGGGTCACTCAGCGTTCGGACATCGACGACCAGCGGAACCGCTCCGAGCAGGCGAAGGAGCAGGTGAAGCGGTTGCGCGAGGAGAAGGCGCGGCTGGAGGACCCGGCGTACGTCGAGCGGCTGGCGCGCGAGCACCTGCACTACGTCCGGCCCGGCGAGACCGGCTACACGGTCGTGGACGGCAGCGGCAACCCGCGGCACCGCCGCGACCAGGGCGCCGCCGACCGGCCGTGGTACGTCAACCTGTGGGACGGCGTGGACACGTCGGACGCCCACCGCTGA
- a CDS encoding LysM peptidoglycan-binding domain-containing protein: protein MSKGKHRRPNKAVRIATLAGVTGAAVAAPLMMATSAHAASVQTWDRVAQCESGGNWSINTGNGYYGGLQFSQSSWAAMGGTKYAPRADLASKGQQILVAEKLLAAQGPGAWGCAGEGGLTRGGGSPSVDDSGSGKVVSKSTSGQRATGQSHADRSERKAAPKHAAPQREAEEAPAAPAAKPAAPKHAAPKTVKMGDGEYQVKEGDTLAKIAEAKKVKGGWEKLYDRNKDIVESADLIFPGQKLHLS, encoded by the coding sequence ATGTCCAAGGGCAAGCACCGTCGTCCGAACAAGGCCGTCCGCATCGCCACGCTCGCGGGTGTCACCGGCGCCGCAGTCGCCGCCCCGCTGATGATGGCCACGTCCGCCCACGCCGCCTCCGTGCAGACCTGGGACCGCGTGGCCCAGTGCGAGTCCGGCGGCAACTGGTCGATCAACACCGGCAACGGCTACTACGGCGGCCTGCAGTTCTCGCAGTCCTCGTGGGCGGCCATGGGCGGTACCAAGTACGCGCCGCGCGCCGACCTCGCCAGCAAGGGCCAGCAGATCCTGGTCGCCGAGAAGCTGCTCGCCGCCCAGGGCCCCGGCGCCTGGGGCTGCGCCGGCGAGGGCGGCCTGACCCGCGGTGGCGGCTCCCCGTCGGTCGACGACTCCGGCTCCGGCAAGGTCGTCTCCAAGTCGACCTCGGGCCAGCGTGCGACCGGCCAGAGCCACGCCGACCGCAGCGAGCGCAAGGCCGCGCCGAAGCACGCCGCTCCGCAGCGGGAGGCCGAGGAGGCCCCGGCCGCGCCGGCCGCCAAGCCGGCCGCGCCGAAGCACGCCGCGCCGAAGACCGTCAAGATGGGCGACGGGGAGTACCAGGTCAAGGAAGGCGACACTCTCGCCAAGATCGCCGAGGCCAAGAAGGTCAAGGGCGGCTGGGAGAAGCTCTACGACCGCAACAAGGACATCGTGGAGAGCGCCGACCTCATCTTCCCCGGCCAGAAGCTGCACCTCAGCTGA
- the eno gene encoding phosphopyruvate hydratase, which yields MPSIDVVVAREILDSRGNPTVEVEVGLDDGSTGRAAVPSGASTGAFEAIELRDGDKNRYLGKGVEKAVLAVIEQIGPELVGYDATEQRLIDQAMFDLDATDNKGSLGANAILGVSLAVAHAASEASDLPLFRYLGGPNAHLLPVPMMNILNGGSHADSNVDIQEFMIAPIGAESFSEALRWGTEVYHTLKAVLKAKGLSTGLGDEGGFAPNLGSNREALDLILEAIKQAGYTPGQDIALALDVAASEFYKDGVYTFEGKSRTAAEMTDYYAELVEAYPLVSIEDPLFEDDWDGWKTITERLGDAVQLVGDDLFVTNPERLARGIEEGAANALLVKVNQIGSLTETLDAVELAQRNGFKCMMSHRSGETEDVTIADLAVATNCGQIKTGAPARSERVAKYNQLLRIEEILDDAAVYAGRSAFPRFRQG from the coding sequence GTGCCGTCCATCGACGTCGTCGTAGCTCGCGAGATCCTCGACTCGCGAGGCAACCCCACGGTCGAGGTCGAGGTCGGCCTCGACGACGGCTCCACCGGCCGCGCCGCCGTGCCGTCCGGTGCCTCGACCGGTGCCTTCGAGGCCATCGAGCTCCGCGACGGGGACAAGAACCGCTACCTGGGCAAGGGCGTCGAGAAGGCCGTGCTGGCCGTTATCGAGCAGATCGGCCCGGAGCTCGTCGGCTACGACGCCACCGAGCAGCGCCTGATCGACCAGGCCATGTTCGACCTGGACGCCACCGACAACAAGGGCTCCCTGGGCGCCAACGCCATCCTGGGCGTCTCCCTGGCCGTCGCGCACGCCGCCTCCGAGGCGTCGGACCTGCCCCTCTTCCGCTACCTCGGCGGCCCGAACGCGCACCTGCTGCCCGTTCCGATGATGAACATCCTGAACGGCGGCTCGCACGCCGACTCCAACGTGGACATCCAGGAGTTCATGATCGCGCCGATCGGCGCGGAGTCCTTCTCCGAGGCGCTGCGCTGGGGCACCGAGGTCTACCACACCCTCAAGGCCGTGCTGAAGGCCAAGGGCCTCTCCACCGGCCTGGGCGACGAGGGCGGCTTCGCCCCGAACCTCGGTTCCAACCGCGAGGCCCTCGACCTCATCCTCGAGGCCATCAAGCAGGCCGGTTACACCCCCGGCCAGGACATCGCGCTCGCGCTCGACGTCGCCGCGTCCGAGTTCTACAAGGACGGCGTCTACACGTTCGAGGGCAAGAGCCGTACCGCCGCCGAGATGACCGACTACTACGCCGAGCTCGTCGAGGCGTACCCGCTGGTCTCCATCGAGGACCCGCTGTTCGAGGACGACTGGGACGGCTGGAAGACCATCACCGAGCGCCTCGGCGACGCGGTCCAGCTCGTCGGTGACGACCTGTTCGTCACCAACCCCGAGCGCCTCGCCCGCGGCATCGAGGAGGGCGCCGCCAACGCCCTGCTGGTCAAGGTCAACCAGATCGGTTCGCTGACCGAGACCCTGGACGCCGTCGAGCTGGCCCAGCGCAACGGCTTCAAGTGCATGATGTCCCACCGCTCCGGCGAGACCGAGGACGTCACCATCGCCGACCTGGCCGTCGCCACCAACTGCGGCCAGATCAAGACCGGTGCCCCGGCCCGCTCCGAGCGCGTCGCCAAGTACAACCAGCTGCTGCGCATCGAGGAGATCCTCGACGACGCCGCGGTGTACGCCGGCCGCAGCGCGTTCCCGCGCTTCCGCCAGGGCTGA
- a CDS encoding serine/threonine-protein kinase, translated as MNGRVIADRYELATVIGQGGMGQVWTGYDRRLDRRVAVKLLRPDRMAGTDGGDELRRRFVRECRVTAQVDHHGLVTVHDAGSDGEDLYLVMQFVEGADLADHLAEHEPYPWPWAVSVAAQLCSVLAAVHAVPIIHRDLKPRNVMIRPDGSVLVLDLGVASVMDADTTRLTRTGSPIGSPAYMAPEQAMGGAVGPYTDLYALGVLLHELLSGEVPFAGSTALGVLHRHLYEPPVPVRRLRPETPPALEELVLRLLAKDPQDRPADAQEVYRALVPLLPATGRTADGPYTGAAGHPGGTAGGAMAPTVSSVMGPMNPTRPFLLPHAPWPDRSTTVPAPAGAAALAGTPAPGAAPVATGAPAGFPAAADAGFPAGHTPTGGADVAGAVEEVKRLLDQGGITQAVDILGAILPAAAAEHGEHSGVVRSLRKQYAATLMDDGQYRRALPELHRLMDDYAAETGPRAARQVLRFRYDAAQCLEQLGDAAGALDEYRALLPHFQHDPDDLATAFEIRRRTGHLLLSLGDRHAAHETLMALLFDAERVHGPHHPLPAEIRHTLRWLGEVRA; from the coding sequence GTGAACGGGCGCGTCATCGCCGACCGGTACGAGCTGGCGACGGTCATCGGCCAGGGCGGCATGGGCCAGGTATGGACCGGCTACGACCGGCGGCTCGACCGCCGCGTGGCCGTGAAGCTGCTGCGCCCCGACCGGATGGCCGGCACCGACGGCGGGGACGAGCTCCGCCGCCGCTTCGTCCGCGAGTGCCGGGTCACCGCCCAGGTGGACCACCACGGCCTGGTCACCGTGCACGACGCGGGCAGCGACGGCGAGGACCTCTACCTCGTCATGCAGTTCGTCGAGGGCGCCGACCTCGCCGACCATCTGGCCGAGCACGAGCCCTACCCCTGGCCGTGGGCCGTCTCGGTGGCCGCGCAGCTCTGCTCGGTGCTCGCGGCGGTGCACGCCGTCCCGATCATCCACCGCGACCTCAAGCCGCGGAACGTGATGATCCGCCCGGACGGTTCGGTGCTCGTCCTCGACCTCGGCGTCGCCTCCGTCATGGACGCCGACACCACGCGCCTCACCCGGACCGGTTCGCCCATCGGCAGCCCCGCGTACATGGCGCCCGAGCAGGCCATGGGCGGTGCCGTCGGCCCGTACACCGACCTCTACGCGCTCGGCGTGCTGCTGCACGAACTGCTCAGCGGGGAGGTTCCGTTCGCCGGTTCGACGGCGCTCGGGGTGCTGCACCGGCACCTCTACGAACCGCCCGTCCCCGTCCGCCGGCTCCGGCCCGAGACGCCCCCGGCGCTGGAGGAGCTGGTCCTGCGGCTGCTGGCCAAGGACCCGCAGGACCGCCCCGCCGACGCGCAGGAGGTCTACCGGGCGCTCGTCCCCCTCCTGCCCGCGACCGGACGGACCGCGGACGGCCCCTACACCGGAGCCGCGGGCCACCCGGGCGGGACGGCCGGGGGAGCCATGGCCCCGACCGTCAGTTCGGTCATGGGCCCGATGAACCCCACGCGCCCCTTCCTGCTCCCGCACGCCCCCTGGCCCGACCGTTCCACCACCGTCCCCGCCCCCGCCGGGGCGGCGGCCCTCGCCGGGACCCCCGCCCCCGGAGCGGCGCCCGTGGCCACCGGAGCGCCGGCGGGCTTCCCCGCCGCCGCCGACGCCGGCTTTCCCGCGGGTCACACGCCCACCGGCGGGGCCGACGTCGCCGGGGCCGTCGAGGAGGTCAAGAGGCTGCTCGACCAGGGCGGCATCACCCAGGCCGTCGACATCCTCGGGGCGATCCTCCCGGCCGCCGCGGCCGAGCACGGCGAGCACTCCGGCGTCGTCCGGAGCCTGCGCAAGCAGTACGCGGCGACGCTCATGGACGACGGCCAGTACCGCCGCGCCCTCCCCGAACTGCACCGGCTGATGGACGACTACGCCGCGGAGACCGGCCCGCGGGCCGCCCGCCAGGTGCTGCGCTTCCGGTACGACGCCGCCCAGTGCCTGGAACAACTGGGCGACGCGGCCGGCGCGCTCGACGAGTACCGCGCGCTGCTGCCGCACTTCCAGCACGATCCGGACGACCTGGCGACCGCGTTCGAGATACGCCGGCGCACGGGCCACCTCCTGCTGTCCCTCGGCGACCGCCACGCCGCGCACGAGACGCTGATGGCCCTGCTCTTCGACGCCGAGCGGGTGCACGGTCCGCACCACCCGCTCCCCGCGGAGATCCGCCACACCCTCCGCTGGCTGGGTGAGGTCCGGGCGTGA
- a CDS encoding nucleoside triphosphate pyrophosphohydrolase produces MNDSASPAAGRIVLLTTSHRVAPGLLSWPAWQTLRAADRVLCADPAHPLLPYLGEAGITAETPAGSFDARALVDDCLAGGRTVVVITSAAGESALTDGLARLAGSGRQRMPALELLPGSYDLPGARLLDLVQVMDRIRVACPWTGIRTHEDLGKYGLEEMYELVEAIETGDREALREELGDVLLQVVFHARIAQDDPDEPFAIDDVAGTIVEKLVHRHPHVFGDAEAETPEDVRAHWTRTKAAEKRRASLTEGVPLGQPALALAAKLASRVRAEGLDVPLPAGEGVGYALLAMAVRAEAEGVEPETALRAAARTYRDAIRQAEAQVEAKRDGGGEGAA; encoded by the coding sequence GTGAACGACTCTGCGTCCCCGGCGGCCGGCCGGATCGTCCTGCTCACCACCAGCCACCGCGTCGCGCCCGGACTGCTGTCCTGGCCGGCGTGGCAGACGCTGCGCGCCGCCGACCGGGTGCTCTGCGCCGACCCCGCCCATCCGCTGCTGCCCTACCTCGGGGAGGCGGGGATCACCGCCGAGACCCCGGCGGGCTCCTTCGACGCCCGGGCGCTCGTCGACGACTGCCTGGCCGGCGGCCGGACCGTCGTCGTGATCACGTCGGCGGCGGGGGAGTCGGCCCTGACCGACGGTCTGGCCCGGCTCGCCGGTTCCGGCCGGCAGCGGATGCCGGCGCTGGAGCTGCTGCCCGGTTCGTACGACCTGCCGGGCGCCCGCCTCCTCGACCTGGTGCAGGTCATGGACCGGATCCGGGTCGCCTGCCCGTGGACCGGCATCCGCACCCACGAGGACCTGGGCAAATACGGCCTGGAGGAGATGTACGAACTCGTCGAGGCCATCGAGACGGGCGACCGCGAGGCGCTCCGCGAGGAGCTCGGCGACGTGCTGCTCCAGGTGGTCTTCCACGCGCGCATCGCCCAGGACGACCCCGACGAGCCGTTCGCGATCGACGACGTGGCGGGCACCATCGTCGAGAAGCTCGTCCACCGGCACCCCCATGTCTTCGGCGACGCGGAGGCGGAGACTCCGGAGGACGTCAGGGCGCACTGGACGCGGACCAAGGCCGCCGAGAAGCGCCGCGCGTCCCTGACCGAGGGCGTCCCGCTGGGGCAGCCGGCCCTGGCGCTGGCCGCCAAGCTGGCCTCCCGCGTCCGCGCCGAGGGCCTGGACGTGCCCCTCCCGGCCGGTGAGGGCGTCGGGTACGCGCTGCTGGCCATGGCGGTCCGGGCCGAGGCGGAGGGCGTCGAGCCGGAGACCGCGCTGCGGGCCGCCGCCCGTACGTACCGGGACGCGATCCGGCAGGCCGAGGCCCAAGTGGAGGCGAAGAGGGACGGTGGTGGGGAAGGGGCCGCGTAG
- a CDS encoding Ppx/GppA phosphatase family protein, producing MTRRVAAIDCGTNSIRLLVADLDPATGGFKELDRRMTIVRLGQGVDRTGRFAPEALERTFAACREYAEVIRAHGAERVRFVATSASRDVRNRAEFVAGVVDILGVEPEVITGDLEAEFSFTGATKELTGRTDLDRPFLVVDIGGGSTEFVVGDDRVRAARSVDVGCVRMTERHLVVDGTVVDPPSPERIAAIRADVEAALDLAERTVPLREARTLVGLAGSVTTVAAIALGLPEYDSTAIHHARIPLARVREVTSRLLTSTHEERAAIPVLHPGRVDVIAAGALVLQCLMERIGAEDVVVSEHDILDGIAFKTAQDADQDKQQD from the coding sequence ATGACCCGCCGTGTTGCCGCGATCGACTGCGGTACGAACTCGATCCGTCTGCTCGTCGCCGATCTCGACCCCGCCACCGGCGGGTTCAAGGAGCTCGACCGCCGGATGACGATCGTCCGCCTCGGCCAGGGCGTGGACCGCACCGGGCGGTTCGCGCCGGAGGCGCTGGAGCGGACGTTCGCCGCGTGCCGGGAGTACGCCGAGGTGATCCGGGCGCACGGCGCGGAGCGCGTGCGGTTCGTCGCCACCTCCGCGTCGCGGGACGTGAGGAACCGCGCGGAGTTCGTGGCCGGCGTCGTGGACATCCTGGGCGTCGAGCCCGAGGTGATCACGGGTGACCTGGAGGCGGAGTTCTCCTTCACCGGCGCCACCAAGGAACTCACCGGTCGCACGGACCTCGACCGTCCCTTCCTGGTCGTGGACATCGGCGGCGGCTCGACGGAGTTCGTCGTCGGCGACGACCGGGTACGGGCGGCGCGCAGCGTGGACGTCGGCTGCGTACGGATGACGGAACGTCACCTCGTCGTGGACGGCACGGTCGTGGACCCGCCGTCGCCCGAGCGGATCGCCGCCATACGGGCCGACGTCGAGGCCGCCCTCGACCTCGCCGAGCGGACCGTCCCGCTGCGCGAGGCCCGCACGCTCGTCGGCCTGGCCGGCTCGGTCACCACGGTGGCGGCCATCGCCCTCGGCCTCCCCGAGTACGACTCGACGGCCATCCACCACGCGCGGATCCCGCTGGCCCGCGTCCGCGAGGTCACGTCCCGCCTCCTCACCTCCACCCACGAGGAGCGCGCCGCGATCCCCGTGCTGCACCCGGGCCGCGTGGACGTGATCGCGGCGGGCGCGCTCGTCCTCCAGTGCCTGATGGAGCGGATCGGGGCGGAGGACGTCGTGGTGAGCGAGCACGACATTTTGGACGGCATTGCTTTCAAAACGGCACAAGACGCTGACCAGGACAAACAGCAGGACTGA